A stretch of Treponema vincentii F0403 DNA encodes these proteins:
- a CDS encoding BrnA antitoxin family protein, with amino-acid sequence MKTMTLDELIGNPLTDNDKVIINTAKPIVTEDCPEVTDEQMKKFKPWYEVHPNGNDIYKVSVKKTSVSLRIDTDVLMALKNMGKGYQTRINNILRKAVFG; translated from the coding sequence ATGAAAACTATGACATTAGATGAGTTAATTGGAAATCCGCTTACAGATAATGATAAAGTAATAATAAACACTGCAAAACCAATTGTTACAGAGGATTGCCCTGAAGTTACAGATGAACAGATGAAAAAATTCAAGCCTTGGTATGAAGTTCATCCAAACGGAAATGATATTTATAAAGTTTCCGTAAAGAAAACTTCTGTCAGTTTGCGGATAGATACTGATGTCCTTATGGCTTTGAAAAATATGGGCAAAGGCTATCAGACAAGAATAAATAATATCCTTAGGAAAGCTGTATTTGGATAA
- a CDS encoding BrnT family toxin: MTFEWDENKDRLNQKNHDGISFGYAARVFLDSKRIEMLDENHSDESEERYNVIGCVERILFVVYTERGSDNIRIISARRATPKEEKLYYENYDIR; the protein is encoded by the coding sequence ATGACTTTTGAATGGGATGAAAATAAAGACCGCTTAAATCAAAAAAATCATGACGGAATTTCTTTTGGATATGCGGCCAGGGTTTTCCTAGATTCAAAAAGAATTGAAATGTTAGATGAAAATCATTCTGATGAATCTGAGGAAAGATACAATGTAATTGGATGTGTAGAACGTATATTATTTGTAGTTTACACAGAACGGGGAAGTGATAATATACGTATTATTTCTGCACGAAGAGCAACGCCTAAAGAGGAGAAATTGTATTATGAAAACTATGACATTAGATGA